A single region of the Bicyclus anynana chromosome 14, ilBicAnyn1.1, whole genome shotgun sequence genome encodes:
- the LOC112048529 gene encoding arginine-glutamic acid dipeptide repeats protein has product MAQNQGEVQVTPNQPVKDKDIYACLPDIRTHGSLVLDEPYPGGEELRWLPAQATDRDLVMYLRAARSMAAFAGMCDGGSPDDGCVAASRDDTTINALDVLHDSGYDPGRALQALVKCPVPKGIEKKWSEEETKRFVKGIRQFGKNFFKIKKDLLPHKDTSELVEFYYLWKKTPGASSNRPHRRRRQTSLRRVRNTRNSRAGTPKEQTPEITPTVPDTNGSRPSPNPKEAGEMSSVTEDENSEDDSDSRDAGDLAKADNGRVENPEDSPSRMRTRNKSKEQTTPNGKKGQDESDNDTKSKKPIKPTTQSTNNNIPTEKVLSSPVSKETKKKVTNGKVDVSKVKKRLPDDTKLEGIMDGDVQMKKKKAEENEPPESPSESLTNDSFPAMDDTESHEPEPEACDFSFNKTDKEHRDQNKEPEQPLKPLETHIKAEINETTIKTEKDTMPPLFKVVAEIDERNALDLKTDSNQSASKNMETMDTRPLSLYSKTELIIPKVTPMSTDIIEKIKIKEEIDTEDHTINLQKEDYPKDPLAHNFSGHVLSQSSKPLNLENTNFFVKDSHIYNPKLNHNIKIEGVSNNIFNPATMPKDNSIIRNTKDFTGGMPFSYPSNMNFANDPNKHNPHLNPLKTVIKLEPRDESSEMKNQNTPEIFTATISANNKVDSPSTPRLDSMQRISPSPTNPRSSSPPHMEHPVATNTEPISPANVQEMKSQESDIEDKQPTDLKTQHTPKVDSQITHLRPPMFQPPIRPENLGVRTNEAPNIPVSGQNMPPPPLSQSASITGLLPPGPLISVGSGANVGPYGFMPASLYGHPGHPGLDKHGSMPPLIHQVPPSHSLTGTSLISQQTNQNDSSMPQDLKIKQEVPDNMPANLSTQSVSDPLQSLKEVKVPGYPIGSAIAQHLSSERDRESISSVENNSRPPSQPQNENPNMPSAFLGPRIESIKKEPDFLHQPHITPVSQSQGSDSASTAPPVKSPHTPTPIKSQSSHNGTPGHPRPSSTTSPFSRHLTSPSQPRQISASPIQHTPVSHSALNLMNPTPLSIPATMAGPMIHSGQQPGPHPHPFASPLHHPHHPLLHPSSIFQLSAAAAAHAMHPYYPHPHPGYSMPYPYPYGPLPQPHPIPPMHPAASTPGRHDPVKPSTIESTTMLSAHHSTSSSVTTRSLREISESSEDPRNPNATTERHQLHETTMTHHHSTSHHSAVHTSTEKQPSHVGGGTNHTLSISHSTSSSSSQSIQHKIQQQKSSSHSNSPLHLSASLSQTTSTSSSVNVTNNHTHHHSHHLAHHPERLSPADSMVLRHHPKMLPGNPNHLMIQPPSMGHPGLSLGLPPGPGPSSIESLRLHAQAAAGLQASHQRSGSPHQLPHGHPHLRGPPRPIPDENPELKLETQSQPEEEEIPSPAHIPHGPSPEPKIEDTECHRSQSAIFLRHWNRGDYNSCTRTDLIFKPVPESKLARKREERLRKQAERDREEREKIAQQAHRKIATPEKPETKPPSRGAIETISSPYDRFPRPPGYPDTPALRQLSEYARPHAGFSPGNIPRHCMDPMLQYQLSSMYGAAGARERLELEHLEREKRDREIRELRERELNDRLKEELLKNNVGPRALDPHWLEMHRRYGMPHPPPQGAIPVQFGLYPPGHGPAGMTQLDRDRLERLGIPPTGAGGPPVSVPVTGAPPHHAHHPHPGVAAAQMEAAERLALAADPMVRLQMAGISPEYHAHTHAHTHAHSHTHLHLHPGQQAAQAQQDALGLGPYRPLPHPDLLGRPYAEQLAQQAAAHEQLQRQLLLERERGFLHPAHHEEFVRQQRERELKVRALEEAARASRP; this is encoded by the coding sequence ATGGCCCAGAACCAAGGGGAGGTTCAAGTGACACCGAACCAACCTGTGAAAGACAAAGATATTTATGCTTGCTTGCCAGACATACGAACACATGGTTCGCTCGTGCTAGATGAACCTTACCCTGGCGGTGAGGAATTGCGATGGTTGCCTGCTCAGGCCACAGACAGAGATTTGGTAATGTACTTGAGAGCCGCTCGCTCTATGGCGGCGTTCGCTGGTATGTGTGACGGAGGATCCCCAGACGATGGCTGTGTAGCGGCCAGTCGTGACGATACTACTATCAATGCTTTAGATGTGCTACACGATTCTGGTTACGACCCTGGAAGGGCTCTTCAGGCTCTAGTGAAATGTCCTGTCCCTAAAGGAATTGAGAAAAAGTGGTCTGAAGAGGAAACAAAAAGGTTTGTGAAGGGCATCAGGCAATTTGGTaagaatttctttaaaattaaaaaggactTATTGCCTCATAAAGATACTTCTGAGTTAgttgagttttattatttgtggAAAAAGACTCCAGGTGCTAGTAGCAATAGACCTCACAGGCGTCGCCGGCAAACCTCTTTGAGAAGAGTAAGGAACACACGCAACTCTCGTGCAGGCACTCCCAAAGAGCAGACACCAGAAATTACGCCAACTGTGCCAGATACTAATGGTTCTAGACCATCACCAAACCCAAAAGAGGCAGGTGAAATGAGTTCTGTCACTGAAGATGAAAATTCAGAAGACGACAGTGATTCTAGGGATGCAGGGGATTTGGCTAAAGCAGATAATGGCAGAGTTGAGAATCCTGAAGATTCACCGAGCAGAATGAGAACAAGGAATAAATCTAAAGAACAGACCACTCCTAATGGAAAGAAGGGTCAAGATGAAAGTGATAATGATACTAAATCTAAGAAACCTATTAAACCAACCACACaaagtacaaataataatatacctacagagAAAGTTTTGTCATCACCTGTCAGTaaagaaactaaaaagaaaGTTACTAATGGAAAagttgatgtttcaaaagtcaaaAAGCGTCTTCCAGATGATACTAAACTTGAAGGTATCATGGATGGTGATGTCCAAATGAAGAAAAAGAAAGCAGAAGAAAATGAACCACCAGAAAGTCCATCAGAAAGCTTAACCAATGACAGCTTTCCAGCAATGGATGACACTGAAAGTCATGAACCAGAACCTGAGGCATGTGACttcagttttaataaaacagatAAAGAACATCGGGATCAAAATAAAGAACCTGAACAACCACTAAAACCATTGGAAACTCATATCAAGGCAGAAATTAACGAGACTACtattaaaacagaaaaagaTACAATGCCTCCATTATTTAAAGTGGTGGCTGAAATAGATGAAAGAAATGCTCTAGACTTAAAAACTGATTCAAATCAGTCTGCTTCTAAAAATATGGAAACCATGGATACTAGACCTCTGTCATTATATTCTAAAACTGAACTTATTATACCAAAAGTTACACCCATGTCAACAGACattatagaaaaaattaaaataaaagaagaaattGATACAGAGGATCATACAATAAACTTACAAAAAGAAGACTATCCAAAAGATCCACTTGCACACAATTTTTCTGGACATGTATTAAGTCAATCCAGCAAAcctttaaatttagaaaatacaaatttttttgTCAAGGATAGCCATATTTATAATCCCAAACTTAAtcataacataaaaattgaaggtgtatctaataatattttcaatccAGCCACTATGCCAAAAGACAATTCaattataagaaatactaaAGATTTTACAGGTGGGATGCCATTTTCATATCCTTCAAATATGAATTTTGCCAATGATCCTAATAAACATAATCCTCATTTAAATCCTTTAAAAACTGTTATAAAACTAGAACCTCGAGATGAATCAAGTGAGATGAAAAATCAAAACACACCAGAAATATTCACAGCTACGATATCAGCCAACAATAAAGTAGATTCGCCTAGTACTCCACGATTGGACTCTATGCAGAGAATTAGCCCGTCTCCAACGAATCCTCGATCATCGTCACCACCACACATGGAACACCCTGTTGCTACAAATACAGAACCTATTTCTCCAGCAAATGTTCAAGAAATGAAGTCTCAAGAATCTGACATTGAGGACAAGCAACCTACTGATTTAAAAACCCAACACACACCTAAAGTTGACAGTCAAATCACACATTTACGACCACCAATGTTTCAACCTCCTATTAGACCAGAAAATCTTGGAGTTAGGACTAATGAGGCACCAAACATTCCTGTATCCGGTCAAAATATGCCTCCTCCACCACTTAGTCAGTCAGCATCAATTACAGGCCTTTTACCCCCAGGTCCACTTATATCAGTAGGAAGTGGAGCCAATGTTGGACCTTATGGATTTATGCCGGCATCATTGTATGGACACCCTGGTCATCCAGGTTTAGATAAGCATGGTTCTATGCCACCCTTGATACATCAAGTACCTCCATCACACAGTCTTACTGGAACAAGCTTGATTTCTCAGCAAACTAATCAAAATGATTCATCTATGCCACAAGATctcaaaataaaacaagaagtACCAGATAACATGCCTGCAAACTTATCAACTCAAAGTGTATCTGATCCCTTGCAATCACTTAAGGAAGTGAAAGTGCCAGGATATCCAATTGGAAGTGCTATAGCCCAACATTTGAGctcagagagagatagagagtCAATATCAAGTGTAGAAAATAATAGCAGACCACCAAGTCAACCTCAAAATGAAAATCCTAATATGCCCAGTGCATTCTTAGGACCACGAATAGAAAGTATTAAGAAAGAACCAGATTTCTTGCACCAACCACATATAACACCAGTTTCACAAAGTCAAGGTAGTGATTCTGCTAGCACTGCTCCACCTGTGAAAAGTCCACATACACCTACACCAATAAAAAGCCAGTCAAGTCACAATGGAACCCCAGGACATCCTCGTCCATCCTCTACCACATCCCCATTTTCGAGACATTTGACAAGTCCATCTCAGCCCAGACAAATATCTGCCTCACCGATTCAACATACTCCGGTATCTCATTCAGCTCTCAATTTAATGAATCCAACACCACTCTCAATACCAGCTACAATGGCCGGTCCAATGATTCATTCTGGACAACAGCCTGGTCCACATCCTCATCCATTTGCTTCCCCGCTACATCATCCTCACCACCCTTTACTCCATCCGTCATCAATATTCCAGCTATCAGCTGCAGCAGCTGCACATGCCATGCACCCTTATTATCCTCACCCACATCCAGGGTATTCTATGCCATATCCATATCCATATGGACCTTTACCGCAGCCTCACCCCATACCACCCATGCATCCAGCGGCAAGTACGCCAGGAAGACATGACCCAGTGAAACCATCTACGATTGAATCAACAACAATGCTTAGTGCTCATCATAGTACCAGTTCATCTGTAACAACAAGATCTCTAAGAGAAATTTCTGAAAGCTCAGAGGATCCGAGAAATCCAAACGCAACAACAGAACGGCACCAGCTGCACGAAACTACAATGACCCACCATCACTCAACCAGCCATCACAGCGCAGTACATACCAGTACGGAAAAACAACCAAGTCATGTCGGCGGAGGGACTAATCACACCCTGTCTATATCGCATTCCACTTCAAGCAGTTCATCACAGTCTATTCAACATAAAATCCAGCAACAGAAAAGTAGTTCACATTCAAATTCACCTCTCCACTTGTCTGCAAGTTTATCTCAGACTACTAGTACTTCTTCGAGTGTCAATGTAACTAATAATCACACTCATCATCACTCGCATCACCTCGCTCACCACCCAGAGAGATTGTCGCCGGCAGATTCTATGGTACTTCGTCATCACCCAAAAATGCTTCCGGGAAATCCAAACCACCTCATGATTCAGCCACCTTCCATGGGACACCCGGGCTTGAGCCTAGGACTACCTCCTGGCCCAGGCCCGAGCTCCATTGAAAGCTTACGACTGCACGCTCAAGCTGCAGCTGGATTGCAAGCATCGCATCAGCGATCTGGCTCTCCCCATCAGTTACCACATGGACACCCACATCTACGGGGTCCTCCTCGACCCATACCTGATGAAAACCCTGAATTGAAACTGGAAACTCAGTCACAACCAGAAGAAGAGGAGATACCCAGCCCTGCTCACATACCGCATGGCCCCAGTCCGGAACCCAAAATCGAAGATACAGAGTGTCATAGATCACAATCCGCAATATTTTTAAGACACTGGAATCGTGGAGATTATAATTCATGCACGCGTACCGATTTGATATTTAAACCAGTGCCAGAATCTAAGCTAGCCCGTAAACGAGAGGAAAGACTTAGAAAGCAAGCTGAGAGAGATAGAGAGGAAAGAGAGAAAATAGCCCAACAGGCACACAGAAAGATAGCGACGCCAGAGAAACCTGAAACCAAACCACCTTCTAGAGGTGCTATTGAGACGATAAGTTCTCCTTACGATAGATTTCCTAGACCTCCTGGATACCCTGACACGCCGGCGTTACGGCAATTATCTGAATACGCTCGACCTCACGCGGGCTTCAGTCCCGGAAACATACCGCGCCATTGCATGGATCCGATGCTGCAGTACCAGTTGAGTTCCATGTACGGTGCCGCCGGTGCGCGGGAGCGGCTCGAACTCGAACATCTCGAGAGAGAAAAGAGAGACAGAGAAATCAGGGAGCTGCGAGAACGTGAGCTGAACGATCGATTGAAGGAGGagttactcaaaaataacgtcGGACCGCGGGCGCTCGATCCGCACTGGTTGGAAATGCATAGGAGATACGGAATGCCGCATCCGCCACCCCAGGGCGCCATTCCCGTGCAGTTCGGGCTGTACCCGCCGGGACACGGGCCCGCCGGCATGACGCAGTTGGATCGGGATCGGCTCGAGCGCCTGGGCATCCCGCCGACGGGCGCGGGCGGGCCGCCGGTGTCCGTGCCGGTGACGGGCGCGCCGCCGCACCACGCGCACCACCCGCACCCCGGCGTGGCGGCCGCGCAGATGGAGGCGGCGGAGCGGCTCGCGCTGGCCGCCGACCCCATGGTGCGGCTGCAGATGGCCGGCATCAGCCCCGAGTACCACGCGCACACACACGCGCACACGCACGCGCACTCGCACACGCACCTGCACCTCCACCCGGGCCAGCAGGCGGCGCAGGCGCAGCAGGACGCGCTGGGGCTGGGCCCGTACCGGCCTCTGCCGCACCCCGACCTGCTGGGCCGGCCGTACGCCGAGCAGCTGGCGCAGCAGGCGGCGGCGCACGAGCAGCTGCAGCGCCAGCTGCTGCTGGAGCGCGAGCGCGGCTTCCTGCACCCCGCGCACCACGAGGAGTTCGTGCGCCAGCAGCGCGAGCGCGAGCTCAAGGTGCGCGCGCTGGAGGAGGCGGCGCGCGCCTCGCGCCCGTAG
- the LOC112048544 gene encoding zinc finger protein 699 encodes MTSDESDDEPLSTLAAAKKENPEQFQDPDDPDASITQSEDSDSDYEVPQKKKKKKTKKKPPPVRKLGVTIKINRKLNTIIVPPVIARPTDVWLYLKDLNPTGPYSCLLCPDWFINRSKMILHYALNHKKDFCGICRYFVPDREAWYAHEKFHSPWPCSQCVETFPTERLLRTHLESVHNLVHCRLCHFRVSADLDYNSHLFQKHGVTNVASKDEELLWLIDSDCPEKFLCLLCIKTENATPFNVTAFFGHFMGIHHFTLKCMANIIAGRDTPFLVNGAEVSDRFLQQQLKDYGRLGYVDLVPKTFVPYQEPEPNLTPNTEDNSQLIMPEVKEESHSDTDEKVQKEKEENDNDNEMSEKDENSQNDETIDYKGEEDFDITHTEVILLEKCYYEYIDKSLSYINEKTVPEVSHIDYERIKGDIDMDVECALCKSKFESAHSFTTHLNKMHSVKTLPLFSCRVCATTFDTYLDLSKHISEELGDFEDLWICQFCDKEFDNREQTRLHLTEHWASLDYDNCFSPHLGFKCKYCPTLFWNETERESHQTRVHFTKYKDEFYKCESCSKTFSDKVWYIHHHIESHSNDEEQPIYLIKCSLCYVVEPSYDKMRLHFDDHHPEIRKLYCSLDACMFKPLSHRKSFKLHVKMIHGPSAKSEKPVNCNICSREFVSARSCSTHMAQVHGPGKFKCKLCKEVLQTIDERKLHYLLCHPGRHPFECSECGKSFQYKSSLYMHKQDHLPNKQSYTCSYCGKVFAKKDSYREHVQIHEGPRHACSYCPMRFVQRSNMLRHERRHTGERPYRCTHCPRAFADKGACTAHTRTHSRDSSFACLYCGQTFVQKSKLTYHIRKHTGENLESCTVCAKVFTSGCALREHMKTHVKKRQVVKCPLCDKTYQDERYMLRHLRTMHTRAQFSCPLCHKLLTSAAGLRHHVITHSNINTFLCKCCTKTYAVKRTMIKHLRKRHGLRGTEVDLKDFFDRIEPRDCKLNLDEATMTNIFGPAKIKIPDILISDFVNFANQPKMADNTATDEEDSDEEKEENDSEGNESGKDSSDDKEKEPQIKQEAQSGDEELEPTDFVSVKIEPIDEEHDE; translated from the exons ATGACATCCGATGAGTCCGACGATGAACCACTATCAACTTTGGCGGCAGCCAAAAAGGAAAATCCTGAACAATTCCAGGATCCGGACGATCCCGACGCATCAATAACCCAGAGCGAAGACTCTGACAGCGACTACGAAGTAccacaaaaaaagaagaagaagaagacgaaGAAAAAGCCTCCGCCAGTTAGAAAGCTAGGTGTAACGATTAAGATCAATCGGAAATTAAACACTATCATCGTCCCACCCGTGATAGCAAGGCCCACTGATGTATGGCTTTATTTGAAAGATCTGAATCCAACCGGCCCTTACAGCTGCTTACTGTGTCCGGACTGGTTCATAAATAGGTCTAAAATGATACTTCATTATGCATTGAACcacaaaaaagatttttgtgGCATTTGCAG ATATTTCGTACCAGACAGAGAGGCGTGGTATGCCCATGAAAAGTTTCATTCACCATGGCCTTGTTCCCAATGTGTTGAGACATTCCCAACAGAAAGGTTACTGCGTACCCACCTGGAGTCTGTGCACAACCTTGTTCATTGCCGACTGTGCCATTTCAGAGTATCTGCTGATTTGGACTATAATTCACATCTATTCCAGAAACACGGTGTGACAAACGTAGCATCGAAAGATGAGGAATTACTCTGGTTAATAGACTCTGATTGCCCTGAAAAGTTTCTTTGCTTGTTGTGTATTAAAACTGAAAATGCTACCCCTTTTAATGTGACTGCATTTTTTGGCCATTTCATGGGCATCCATCATTTTACACTCAAATGTATGGCTAACATTATAGCTGGGAGAGATACCCCATTTTTGGTCAATGGTGCAGAAGTAAGCGATCGTTTCCTCCAGCAACAGCTGAAAGATTATGGCAGGCTTGGGTATGTAGATTTAGTACCAAAGACTTTTGTACCATATCAGGAACCTGAACCAAATTTGACACCAAACACAGAGGACAACTCACAACTTATAATGCCAGAGGTTAAAGAAGAAAGCCACAGTGATACAGATGAAAAAGTACAAAAGGAAAAGGAAGaaaatgacaatgacaatgagATGAGTGAAAAAGACGAAAACAGCCAAAATGATGAAACCATAGACTACAAAGGAGAGGAAGACTTTGATATTACACATACAGAGGTTATTTTACTTGAGAAatgttattacgagtatattgacAAATCTCTCagttatataaatgaaaaaacagTACCAGAAGTCTCTCATATAGACTACGAAAGGATAAAAGGAGATATAGATATGGATGTTGAATGTGCATTGTGCAAAAGTAAATTTGAAAGTGCTCATTCTTTTACcacacatttaaataaaatgcataGTGTTAAGACATTGCCATTGTTTTCGTGTAGAGTATGTGCTACAACATTTGACACTTACTTGGATTTGTCTAAACATATATCTGAGGAGTTGGGTGATTTTGAAGACTTGTGGATATGTCAGTTTTGTGATAAGGAATTTGATAATAGAGAACAAACTAGACTACATTTAACAGAGCACTGGGCTTCTTTAGATTATGATAACTGTTTTAGTCCTCATTTGGGATTCAAATGTAAATATTGCCCAACATTATTTTGGAATGAAACTGAAAGAGAATCCCATCAGACTAGAGTGCACTTCACTAAATATAAGGATGAATTTTACAAATGTGAGAGTTGTTCTAAAACCTTTAGTGATAAG GTATGGTACATCCATCACCACATAGAAAGCCATTCAAATGATGAAGAACAACCAATCTATCTAATAAAGTGTTCCCTGTGCTACGTTGTAGAGCCAAGTTATGACAAAATGAGACTCCATTTTGATGACCATCATCCGGAAATTAGGAAACTTTATTGTTCCTTAGATGCTTGTATGTTCAAACCTCTGAGTCACCGCAAGTCGTTCAAACTACATGTCAAG ATGATTCATGGCCCATCAGCAAAGTCGGAAAAGCCAGTGAACTGCAACATATGCAGCCGCGAGTTCGTCAGCGCGCGCTCGTGCAGCACGCACATGGCGCAGGTGCATGGCCCCGGCAAGTTCAAGTGCAAGCTGTGCAAGGAGGTGCTGCAGACCATCGACGAGAG GAAACTACACTACCTGTTGTGCCACCCCGGCCGCCACCCGTTCGAGTGCTCCGAGTGCGGCAAGTCGTTCCAGTACAAGTCCTCGCTGTACATGCACAAGCAGGACCACCTGCCCAACAAGCAGAGCTACACCTGCAGCTACTGCGGGAAAGTGTTCGCG AAGAAGGATTCGTACCGCGAGCACGTTCAAATCCATGAGGGCCCCCGGCACGCGTGCTCCTACTGCCCCATGCGCTTCGTGCAGCGCTCCAACATGCTGCGCCACGAGCGCCGCCACACGGGCGAGCGGCCCTACCGCTGCACGCACTGCCCGCGCGCCTTCGCCGACAAGGGCGCTTGCACTGCACACACCAG AACACATTCAAGAGACAGTTCCTTCGCTTGTCTCTACTGCGGACAAACGTTTGTCCAGAAGTCCAAGCTCACATATCATATACGGAAACACACAGGAGAAA ACCTGGAGTCGTGCACGGTGTGCGCCAAGGTGTTCACGAGCGGCTGCGCGCTGCGCGAGCATATGAAGACGCATGTGAAGAAGCGGCAGGTGGTCAAGTGCCCCTTGTGTG ataaaaCGTATCAAGACGAGCGCTACATGCTACGCCACTTGCGCACCATGCACACGCGCGCGCAGTTCTCGTGCCCGCTGTGCCACAAGCTGCTCACCAGCGCCGCCGGCCTGCGCCACCACGTCATCACGCACAGCAACATCAACACATTCCTG TGCAAATGCTGTACCAAAACCTACGCCGTCAAAAGAACTATGATAAAACATCTAAGAAAACGCCACGGGCTCAGAGGTACCGAGGTCGACCTCAAGGACTTCTTCGACCGCATAGAGCCGAGAGACTGCAAGCTCAATTTAGACGAAGCGACCATGACCAACATATTTGGACccgccaaaattaaaatccccGATATATTGATCAGTGATTTCGTAAACTTCGCGAACCAACCGAAAATGGCTGACAACACTGCCACAGATGAGGAAGATTCCGATGAGGAGAAAGAAGAGAACGATTCCGAAGGCAACGAGAGTGGAAAAGACAGCAGCGATGATAAAGAGAAGGAGCCGCAGATAAAGCAGGAAGCTCAGAGCGGCGATGAGGAGTTGGAGCCAACTGACTTTGTCAGCGTCAAAATAGAACCGATAGATGAGGAGCATGATG